Proteins co-encoded in one Cricetulus griseus strain 17A/GY chromosome 1 unlocalized genomic scaffold, alternate assembly CriGri-PICRH-1.0 chr1_1, whole genome shotgun sequence genomic window:
- the LOC100763196 gene encoding LOW QUALITY PROTEIN: cell division cycle protein 27 homolog (The sequence of the model RefSeq protein was modified relative to this genomic sequence to represent the inferred CDS: inserted 1 base in 1 codon), whose product MIVLQEPVQAAIQQALNHYAYRDAVFLAERLYAEVHSEEALFLLATCYYHSGKAYKAYRLLKGHSCTTPQCKYLLAKCCVDLSKLAEGEQILSGGVFNKQKSHDDIVTEFGDSACFTLSLLGHVYCKTDRLAKGSECYQKSLSLNPFLWSPFESLCEIGEKPDPDHTFKLTSIQNFSSCLSNTCTTLVSNHNLSHRQPETVLTETPQDTIELNRLNLESSNSKYSLNTDSSMTYIDSAVISPDNVPLGXGASILSKQVQNKTKTGRSLLGGPTALSPLTPSFGILPLETPSPGDGSYLQNYTNTPSVIDMPSTRAPTKKFVARMGQTGTKSVFSQSGNSQEVTPILVTQTQSSGPQTSTTPQVLSPTITSPPKALPRRSSRLFTSDSSTAKENSKKLKMKFPPKIPNRKTKSKTNKGGITQPNINDSLEITKLDSSIISEGKISTITPQIQAFKLQKAAAGLMSLLREMGKGYLALCSYNCKEAINILSHLPSHHYSTDRVLCQIGRAYFELSEYMHAERIFSEVRRIDDYRVEGMEIYSTTLGHLQKDVALSVLPKDLTDMDKNSPEAWCAAGNCFSLQREHDIAIKFFQRAIQVDPNYVYVYTLLGHEFVLTEELDRALACFRNAIRVNPRHYNAWYGLGMIYYKQEKFSLAEMHFQKALDINPQSSVLLCHIGVVQHALKKSEKALDTLNKAIVINPKNPLCKFHRASVLFANEKYKSALQKLEELKQIVPKESLVYFLTGKVYKKLGQTHLALMNFSWAMDLDPKGANNQIKEAIDKRYLPDDEEPITQEEQIMGTDESQESSMTDADDTQLHAAESDEF is encoded by the exons ATGATTGTGCTGCAGGAACCTGTCCAGGCTGCTATACAGCAAGCACTAAACCACTATGCTTACCGAGATGCAGTTTTCCTCGCAGAACGACTGTATGCAGAAGTACATTCAGAAGAAGCCTTGTTTTTACTGGCAACCTGTTACTACCACTCAGGAAAGGCATATAAAGCATATAGACTCTTGAAAGGACACAGTTGTACCACCCCACAGTGTAAATACCTGCTTGCAAAATGTTGTGTTGACCTCAGCAAGCTTGCAGAAGGGGAACAAATCTTATCTGGTGGAGTGTTTAATAAGCAAAAAAGCCATGATGATATTGTCACTGAGTTTGGTGATTCAGCTTGCTTTACTCTTTCGTTGCTGGGACATGTATATTGCAAAACAGATCGGCTTGCCAAAGGATCAGAATGTTACCAAAAGAGCCTTAGTTTAAATCCTTTTCTCTGGTCTCCCTTTGAATCCTTATGTGAAATAGGTGAAAAGCCAGATCCTGACCACACATTTAAATTAACATCTATACAGAATTTTAGCAGCTGTCTATCCAACACTTGTACAACTCTAGTATCTAATCACAATTTATCCCACAGACAGCCCGAGACAGTCCTTACAGAAACACCCCAGGACACAATTGAATTAAACAGATTGAACTTAGAATCTTCCAATTCAAAGTACTCCTTGAATACAGATTCCTCCATGACTTACATTGATTCAGCTGTAATTTCACCAGATAACGTCCCCCTTG AGGGTGCTTCCATATTATCTAAACaggttcaaaataaaacaaaaactggtcGAAGTTTATTAGGAGGACCAACTGCTCTTAGCCCATTAACCCCAAGTTTTGGGATTTTGCCATTAGAAACCCCAAGTCCTGGAGATGGATCCTATTTACAAAATTACACTAATACACCTTCTGTAATTGACATGCCATCCACCAGAGCCCCTACAAAAAAGTTTGTTGCCAGAATGGGCCAAACTGGAACAAAATCTGTCTTCTCACAGAGTGGAAATAGTCAAGAAGTCACTCCAATTCttgtcacacaaacacaaagttcTGGCCCACAAACAAGTACAACACCTCAGGTATTGAGCCCCACTATTACATCTCCCCCAAAAGCATTGCCTCGAAGGAGTTCCCGCCTTTTCACTAGTGACAGCTCAACAGCCAAGGAGAATAGcaaaaagctaaaaatgaagTTTCCACCTAAAAtcccaaacagaaaaacaaaaagtaaaactaacAAAGGAGGAATAACTCAACCCAACATAAATGATAGTCTGGAAATTACAAAATTGGACTCTTCTATCATTTCAGAAGGGAAAATATCCACAATCACTCCTCAGATCCAGGCCTTTAAACTACAGAAGGCAGCTGCAGGTTTGATGAGTCTTCTTCGTGAAATGGGAAAAGGTTATTTAGCTTTGTGTTCATACAACTGCAAAGAAGCTATAAATATTTTGAGCCACCTACCTTCTCACCACTACAGTACTGATAGGGTATTGTGCCAAATTGGACGAGCTTATTTTGAACTTTCAGAATACATGCATGCTGAAAGAATATTCTCAGAAGTTAGGAGGATTGATGACTACAGAGTTGAAGGTATGGAGATCTACTCTACTACACTTGGGCATCTTCAGAAAGATGTTGCTCTTTCAGTTCTTCCAAAAGATTTAACAGACATGGATAAGAATTCACCGGAGGCCTGGTGTGCTGCGGGGAATTGTTTCAGTCTGCAACGGGAACATGATATTGCAATTAAATTCTTCCAAAGAGCTATCCAGGTTGATCCAAATTATGTTTATGTCTATACTCTATTAGGACATGAATTCGTGTTAACTGAAGAACTAGACAGAGCATTAGCATGTTTTCGAAATGCTATAAGAGTAAATCCCAGACATTATAATGCATGGTATGGTTTAGGAATGATTTATTACAAGCAAGAGAAATTCAGCCTTGCAGAAATGCACTTCCAGAAAGCACTTGATATCAACCCTCAGAGTTCAGTCTTACTTTGCCACATTGGAGTAGTTCAGCATGCACTCAAAAAATCAGAGAAGGCTTTGGATACCCTAAACAAAGCCATTGTTATCAATCCCAAAAACCCTCTATGCAAATTTCACAGAGCCTCCGttttatttgcaaatgaaaaatacaagTCTGCTTTACAAAAACTTGAAGAACTAAAACAGATTGTCCCCAAAGAATCCCTTGTTTACTTCTTAACAGGAAAGGTTTACAAGAAGTTGGGTCAGACTCACCTTGCCTTGATGAATTTCTCTTGGGCTATGGATTTAGATCCTAAAGGAGCCAATAATCAGATTAAAGAGGCAATTGATAAGCGCTACCTTCCAGATGATGAGGAGCCAATAACTCAAGAGGAACAGATCATGGGAACAGATGAATCCCAGGAGAGCAGCATGACAGACGCAGATGACACACAACTTCATGCAGCTGAAAGTGATGAATTTTAA